Proteins from a genomic interval of Halomonas alkaliantarctica:
- a CDS encoding MATE family efflux transporter, with protein MLFVARRHGKVIRLALPIMLGMLSQSMLNLIDAALVGHLGEVALAGVGVGGYAMFMLSAVVFGLSSSVQSQTAQRLGAAHTDIAHPLNSGLVIGLAVALPLSLWAWWQAPLLIGLISQADDVQSVAVDYFRWRVVSLIAIALTLCFRGYWNGRQQTHLYLRIIVAVHLINVAVSAGLIYGFAGLPKMGASGAGAGTTLSLFIGLIVWCWVSTKSASIEHFLKHLPRIATLRTTLVLAAPHSLQQFLFAAGYAVLIWLLSQLGTASVAVGHVLINLSLLLILPGVGIGVAAMSLVGEALGRDAQNEAHRWGLDALRVAWLLLIVLALPMLVMPEQVLGIFFSSRELVELGKLPLQLTGVMIVLDAAALVLAQALMGAGAQRTVMILTLGMQWLLFLPLAWWVGIGLDQGLLGIWLMQLLYRLINSAGFLWVWQRRQWLAPAF; from the coding sequence ATGCTGTTTGTCGCTCGCCGTCACGGCAAGGTAATTCGCCTTGCCTTACCCATCATGCTGGGCATGCTGTCGCAGAGCATGCTCAACCTGATCGATGCCGCGCTGGTGGGGCATTTGGGCGAGGTAGCGCTGGCGGGTGTAGGCGTGGGCGGTTACGCGATGTTTATGCTCAGCGCTGTTGTTTTTGGACTCTCCTCCAGCGTGCAATCACAAACCGCCCAGCGTTTGGGCGCCGCCCACACGGATATCGCCCATCCGCTTAACTCAGGGCTGGTGATTGGGCTTGCGGTTGCCCTGCCACTGTCACTCTGGGCTTGGTGGCAAGCGCCGCTGCTGATTGGTTTGATTAGTCAAGCCGACGACGTTCAAAGCGTCGCCGTCGACTATTTCCGTTGGCGGGTGGTGTCACTGATCGCCATTGCGCTAACGCTCTGCTTTCGTGGCTACTGGAACGGTCGCCAGCAAACGCATCTCTACTTGCGTATCATCGTGGCAGTTCATTTGATTAATGTGGCAGTCAGCGCGGGGTTAATCTATGGATTTGCCGGACTACCCAAAATGGGCGCGAGCGGCGCGGGGGCTGGCACTACACTATCGCTGTTTATTGGCTTGATTGTATGGTGCTGGGTGAGCACAAAAAGCGCTTCTATCGAGCATTTTTTGAAACATCTGCCACGCATAGCAACTCTGCGCACTACCCTAGTACTCGCCGCCCCCCACTCTTTGCAGCAGTTTTTATTTGCAGCAGGTTATGCGGTACTCATTTGGCTGCTTAGCCAACTAGGCACCGCCAGTGTCGCAGTTGGCCATGTGCTGATTAATCTGTCACTGCTGCTGATTTTGCCTGGGGTGGGCATCGGCGTCGCTGCGATGAGTTTAGTGGGTGAAGCATTAGGTCGGGATGCTCAGAACGAAGCCCACCGCTGGGGGTTGGATGCGCTGCGGGTCGCGTGGCTACTGTTGATTGTGCTGGCGCTGCCTATGCTAGTGATGCCTGAACAGGTGCTCGGGATTTTTTTCAGCAGCAGAGAGCTAGTCGAGCTGGGAAAACTCCCGCTACAGCTAACCGGCGTGATGATTGTGTTGGATGCTGCCGCTTTAGTGCTGGCCCAGGCCTTAATGGGTGCGGGTGCCCAGCGCACGGTGATGATACTAACCCTGGGGATGCAGTGGCTGCTTTTTTTACCCTTGGCTTGGTGGGTAGGAATCGGTTTAGACCAGGGCTTATTAGGCATCTGGCTTATGCAATTGCTCTACCGATTGATAAACTCGGCCGGATTTTTATGGGTATGGCAGCGCCGCCAGTGGCTGGCCCCGGCTTTCTAA
- a CDS encoding nitrite/sulfite reductase yields MYRYDIHDQTLVDERVAQFRDQMERYRAGRLGEEEFRPLRLQNGLYIQRHAPMLRIAIPYGMLAGNQLRALAEITRRYDRGYGHFTTRQNLQLNWPALEDVPDILADLAKVQMHAIQTSGNCIRNTTSDQFAGIANDEVEDPRPWCELIRQWSTLHPEFAYLPRKFKIAVSGAAQDRAAIQVHDIGLRLWHNADGELRVKVLAGGGLGRTPMIADVVREDLPWQHLLTYLEACVRVYNQFGRRDNKFKARIKILVKALGIEEFRRRVDEEWAHLKDGPQTLNQAAVDAAKVHFPEPDRRPVADSANDDFDRLRTENRSFARFVTNNVTDHRVPGYKAVTLSLKRREHAPGDVTADQMEAVADLADRYSFGEVRVTHEQNLVLSDVPVDELEALWKELEALGMANPTVGTLNDIICCPGGDYCSLANAVSIPIAQALQERFEDLDFLYDLGPLDLNISGCMNACGHHHVGHIGILGVDKKGEEYYQISIGGNSTDDASLGKILGPSFFREDVPNVVEKVLEVYVSQRHEDERFLDTYRRIGLKPFKERVYA; encoded by the coding sequence ATGTACCGTTATGATATTCACGACCAAACCCTGGTTGATGAGCGTGTCGCTCAGTTTCGCGACCAAATGGAACGCTACCGTGCCGGGCGTTTGGGAGAAGAAGAGTTCCGCCCCTTACGTTTGCAGAACGGCCTCTATATTCAACGCCATGCGCCGATGCTGCGTATTGCGATTCCTTACGGCATGCTGGCGGGTAACCAGTTGCGTGCCCTGGCTGAGATTACCCGGCGCTATGACCGCGGCTACGGCCACTTTACCACCCGGCAAAATTTGCAGCTGAACTGGCCTGCCCTTGAAGATGTGCCGGATATCTTGGCAGATCTCGCCAAAGTGCAAATGCACGCGATTCAAACCAGTGGTAACTGCATTCGTAACACCACCAGCGACCAGTTTGCCGGCATCGCTAACGATGAAGTGGAAGATCCACGCCCATGGTGTGAATTAATCCGCCAATGGTCGACTCTGCACCCAGAATTTGCCTATTTACCGCGCAAATTTAAAATCGCGGTCAGCGGTGCTGCCCAAGACCGTGCGGCGATTCAAGTGCACGATATTGGCCTGCGCCTATGGCACAACGCCGACGGCGAGCTGCGTGTTAAAGTGCTAGCCGGTGGCGGCCTTGGCCGTACGCCGATGATTGCCGACGTAGTACGTGAAGACCTGCCCTGGCAGCATCTGCTTACCTACCTGGAAGCCTGTGTAAGGGTTTACAACCAGTTTGGTCGGCGGGATAACAAGTTCAAGGCGCGGATTAAAATCCTTGTTAAAGCCCTGGGCATTGAGGAATTCCGTCGCCGGGTGGATGAAGAGTGGGCGCACTTGAAAGACGGCCCACAAACGCTTAACCAAGCCGCCGTCGATGCAGCCAAAGTCCACTTCCCCGAGCCTGATCGTCGTCCGGTAGCAGATAGCGCTAACGATGATTTTGATCGTTTACGCACTGAAAACCGCAGTTTTGCGCGTTTTGTTACCAACAATGTGACCGATCACAGAGTGCCCGGCTACAAGGCCGTAACGCTGTCACTGAAACGCCGTGAGCATGCCCCTGGTGATGTCACCGCTGACCAAATGGAAGCCGTCGCGGATTTAGCCGACCGCTACAGCTTTGGTGAAGTGCGCGTCACCCACGAGCAGAACCTGGTGCTTTCAGACGTGCCGGTCGATGAGCTGGAAGCGCTGTGGAAAGAGCTTGAAGCTTTGGGTATGGCGAACCCCACCGTGGGCACGCTCAATGACATTATCTGCTGCCCTGGCGGCGACTACTGCAGCCTAGCCAATGCGGTCTCTATTCCCATTGCCCAGGCGCTGCAGGAACGCTTTGAAGATCTAGATTTCTTGTATGACCTTGGCCCACTGGATCTGAATATCTCCGGCTGCATGAATGCCTGTGGCCACCACCACGTAGGGCATATCGGCATCTTGGGCGTAGATAAAAAAGGCGAAGAGTACTACCAGATATCGATTGGCGGTAACTCAACCGACGACGCCTCTCTGGGCAAGATTCTGGGCCCGTCGTTTTTCCGCGAAGACGTACCCAACGTGGTCGAAAAAGTACTTGAGGTTTACGTGTCACAGCGTCACGAAGACGAGCGTTTCTTAGACACTTACCGCCGTATTGGTCTAAAACCCTTTAAGGAGCGTGTCTATGCCTAA
- a CDS encoding DUF934 domain-containing protein: MPNKAMPNETPVEQVPVHVDHLIVNGELAAENAWCVSYDEETLPEQRPAFVPLALWQANQEDAELAPLLTSDTALNTELAAEVSKATAIAVDFPAFTDGRGYTIARLLRERYGYSGEVRAVGDVLVDQLEYMRRCGFTAMALRDDQHPEDALRALSFISVRYQPDVEERQALFERRLSADK; this comes from the coding sequence ATGCCTAATAAAGCCATGCCTAATGAGACGCCGGTTGAACAGGTGCCTGTCCATGTCGATCATTTGATTGTCAATGGCGAGCTTGCGGCAGAGAACGCTTGGTGCGTCTCCTACGATGAAGAGACGCTACCGGAACAGCGCCCGGCGTTTGTACCGCTGGCGCTGTGGCAGGCCAATCAGGAAGACGCTGAGCTGGCGCCGCTTCTGACCAGCGATACTGCGCTTAATACAGAGCTTGCGGCGGAAGTAAGCAAAGCGACGGCGATTGCCGTCGACTTCCCCGCCTTTACCGATGGCCGTGGCTACACCATCGCCCGTCTGCTACGCGAGCGCTACGGCTATAGCGGCGAAGTCCGCGCGGTGGGTGATGTGCTTGTAGATCAGTTGGAGTATATGCGCCGCTGTGGTTTTACCGCCATGGCCTTGCGAGATGACCAGCATCCTGAGGATGCCCTACGCGCATTAAGCTTTATCAGCGTTCGCTATCAACCCGACGTTGAAGAGCGTCAGGCGCTGTTTGAACGACGCTTAAGTGCAGATAAGTAG
- the smrA gene encoding DNA endonuclease SmrA: MNQPLRDEMDFRALVGDVKPLPPRNRADPGANRKKPSESQLARREWAEEEMGARNFLSDDFVDLLPPFDPMEYRREGIQQGVVDKLKHGGYSVQAQLHLLRRPLTECRRMLFPFIQEAYAQDLRSVMIVHGRGREIDSPANVLRSYLAKWLSQFEEVQAYVSAQPSEGGLGATWVMLRKSDRAKANNRERQQKRRG, encoded by the coding sequence ATGAATCAGCCACTTCGTGATGAGATGGATTTTCGTGCTCTCGTAGGTGATGTGAAACCGCTGCCACCGAGAAATCGTGCTGACCCAGGCGCTAATCGCAAAAAACCCTCTGAATCCCAATTGGCTCGGCGGGAGTGGGCAGAGGAAGAGATGGGCGCGCGCAACTTTCTATCCGACGACTTTGTCGATCTGCTTCCCCCTTTTGATCCCATGGAGTATCGCCGCGAGGGCATTCAGCAGGGCGTTGTCGATAAATTAAAGCACGGTGGCTATAGCGTACAGGCGCAGCTCCACTTGCTTAGGCGTCCATTAACTGAGTGCCGTCGCATGTTGTTCCCTTTTATTCAAGAAGCCTATGCTCAAGATTTACGCTCGGTAATGATCGTGCATGGCCGCGGGCGTGAGATTGATAGCCCCGCCAACGTACTGCGTTCGTACCTTGCCAAGTGGCTCAGCCAGTTTGAGGAAGTGCAGGCATACGTCTCCGCACAGCCTTCTGAAGGAGGCTTGGGCGCGACATGGGTGATGCTACGCAAAAGCGATCGCGCCAAAGCCAATAACCGCGAGCGTCAGCAAAAGCGGCGGGGTTAA